A window of Saccopteryx leptura isolate mSacLep1 chromosome 5, mSacLep1_pri_phased_curated, whole genome shotgun sequence contains these coding sequences:
- the MCUB gene encoding calcium uniporter regulatory subunit MCUb, mitochondrial produces MMLLRASWSRRLRPPTPQVLRVKLCGNLKSCQSPLYSTVVPPDEITINYRHGLPLITLTLPSRKERCQFVVKPMLSTVGSFLQDLQNEDRGVKKAAIFTADGSEIANSTLMGILLMNDFKLVINKITYHVKCPKKEKLSNEHTTEMENMKSLVHRLFTALHLEEFQKKREHHLLEKIDNLKGQLQPLEEMKARIEARSEAKSSGLLWTGLALLSMQGGALAWLTWWVYSWDIMEPVTYFITFANSMVFFAYFIVTRQDYTYSAIKSRQFLHFFHKKSNQQHFDVVQYNKLKEDLAKAKESLNQLRRSLYLPAQVEELDEKN; encoded by the exons GTTTTGCGTGTGAAGCTGTGTGGAAATCTGAAATCCTGTCAGTCACCTCTTTACAGTACAGTGGTGCCACCTGATG AAATAACAATTAATTATAGACACGGCCTCCCTTTGATAACACTTACTTTACCATCCAGAAAAGAGCGCTGTCAATTTGTAGTCAAGCCGATGTTATCAACAGTTGGTTCATTTCTTCAGGACCTACAAAATGAAGACAGAGGTGTCAAGAAGGCAGCCATTTTCACAGCAG aTGGCAGTGAGATTGCAAATTCAACCTTGATGGGAATTTTGCTAATGAATGATTTTAAACTTgtcattaataaaataacatatcaTGTAAAGTGCCCCAAGAAAG aaaaactgAGTAATGAGCACACCACTGAGATGGAAAACATGAAGTCTTTGGTTCACAGACTGTTTACAGCCTTGCATTTAgaagaatttcagaaaaagagagagcaccACTTACTGGAGAAAATTGACAACTTGAAGGGACAGCTGCAGCCACTCGAAGAG atgaAAGCTAGAATTGAAGCTCGCTCAGAAGCCAAGAGCAGTGGACTCCTGTGGACTGGATTAGCACTGCTGTCCATGCAGGGCGGGGCGTTGGCGTGGCTCACTTGGTGGGTGTACTCCTGGGATATCATGGAACCAGTTACATACTTCATCACATTTGCAAATTCCATGGTCTTTTTTGCATACTTTATAGTCACTCGACAG gattataCTTACTCAGCTATTAAGAGTAGgcaatttcttcacttttttcataAGAAATCAAACCAACAGCATTTTGATGTGGTGCAATACAACAAGTTAAAAGAAGATCTTGCGAAG GCTAAGGAATCCTTGAACCAGTTACGCCGCTCTCTCTATTTGCCAGCACAAGTAGAGGAACTCGATGAAAAGAATtaa